Genomic segment of Geminocystis herdmanii PCC 6308:
GAATATAGTCATGAATCTGTACGTTTGCGACTAATGGATTTACTAGAAAAAATTAATCAACAAATATCATGATGAAAAGTACGATCGAACAAGATAAAAATATCAAGAATAATCAACCTAATCAAGAGATGAATGATCCCATTTTATGTGATCACTGTAAACGTACCGCTACTAATGGGATTAAATGTAAAGGGATTTGTGTGGCTGATAATGATTATTAACTCATCGTTCGCTTATTTGAAAATGTAAAAATGAGTAAAATAGCTTCTAATCTTTAACCTATAAATGTTTTAGCTCAAAGAGTACTTATTAAGCATAATGTGTAAGGGAGGTTAACTATATTAGCAGTTTTCATACTATAACTTACTTGCAAAATAAAAATTACCAACATTGGGGCTACAAAAAAAGAAACAATTAGCGTAATTATTACAATAATTATAATGAGATGGTTGAAACAGAATCATGAGCTAGGCTGGTATAAATAGACTCTGGTACTTTCATCAAACTTAATATCACCTCAGTTCGATGCAAAAATGTTTGATAAGGGCAGGTTTCAGGTTGCAGGTTGCAGGTTAACAATTTCTTTGTTTGGATCAATTAATTACTTAATTTAATTTCGATAAAATCAATTTGAATAACTTTTTCACCTTATCTTTACCTGATACCTAACACCTTATCTTAACCGATGATTTTATGTCGAACTCAGGTTAAACCAATAGAAAAATTACTATATCTTTTATATCTTCTTCCTTTTTCTGTGGTGCGATCGTGCAGCACCACTTCGTGGGCGAGCAGCGTGCCTTTGGCATCGAGTTTTGTAAGTGGTAAAATAAAAAGTAAATGTAATAGATTTTGAATCGAAATATGGAAAATTTAGAATTAATTAGTAAAGCAATTCTCCCATTATCTTTGGAAAGTAAAAAGCAACTTTTAGAAATATTAGAGCAACAAATATTTGAGTTAGAAGAAGCTAATTATCAAGAGGATGAAAATACAATCAATGAAATTAAGTTAGTTCAACAAGAATATGAAAACGAAGAATATTTGAACCTTAATCAATACCTTGAACAAAGAGGCAATATTAATTAATGAATTACGATCTTATCATCTCTAAGTCAGTACAAAAGCAGATTGATAAATTACCGAATGAAATTGTATTGCGTATCGTGGAAAAACTTAAAGTATTATCAACAGAACCTCGTTTGCAAGGAGTGATCAAACTTAAAGGATATGATAATCAATATCGACTTAGAGTGGAAAATTATCGTATTCGTTATGAAATTGATGATTCCAATCATCAAATCAAAATATTACAGTGTAAGCATCGCAGAGAAGTTTATAGAGATGATCGTTAAAACAAACTGGAAAATGCGATCGCACCTCAAATTTAATAAATTAGGGTTAGTTTATAATGATTATCGGTGGGCAATGCCCACCCTACTAAGTATATTATGGTGACATCCTCCCGCGCTGATCCTACGGATACAGACGTGGGCTTCCAAATATCGCTACTTGGATTTTCTGTTTCAACGGGTGTTTCTAGCCATCGATTGCTCGACAACCCCGATTCATTGCCCTCCGCAAACTTGTTACCGACTGCCCATCGGCTTCAACTTTTTAACCTTTTAGACCCACGCTATGCACTGTTCACCAGCAAGGTAGCTGTACGTTTGTGTCAAGTGGCGAGGTGGTTAGCCTGTTTTTATGATAGCACGTCACAGGCGATTACCAACCACACTTGTTTAATTATTTTTTTTGTTGAAAACAAAGTGTGGGGCTTCTCGCCGTTAAGCTAAAGCTGGTACAGGGATTC
This window contains:
- a CDS encoding type II toxin-antitoxin system RelE family toxin, translating into MNYDLIISKSVQKQIDKLPNEIVLRIVEKLKVLSTEPRLQGVIKLKGYDNQYRLRVENYRIRYEIDDSNHQIKILQCKHRREVYRDDR